The following proteins come from a genomic window of Rhodohalobacter sp. 614A:
- the trxA gene encoding thioredoxin: MEAKSNQSFSEMIKGEVPVLVDFYTDWCGPCKMMVPILKKLKNRMGDQINIIKIDAEKNPTAAIRYQVRGVPTLILFQKGHILWQQSGVVQAEQLYSIITDRINKV, encoded by the coding sequence ATGGAAGCAAAAAGTAATCAGTCATTCTCCGAAATGATAAAAGGAGAAGTTCCGGTTCTTGTTGATTTTTATACCGATTGGTGCGGCCCTTGCAAAATGATGGTTCCCATTCTGAAGAAGCTCAAAAACCGGATGGGAGATCAGATCAATATTATTAAAATTGATGCGGAGAAAAATCCGACTGCGGCCATTCGGTACCAGGTGAGGGGAGTTCCTACGCTGATCCTTTTCCAAAAAGGACACATTCTATGGCAACAGTCCGGCGTTGTTCAGGCGGAACAGTTGTATTCGATCATAACCGACAGAATCAATAAAGTATAA
- a CDS encoding DUF4920 domain-containing protein: MKKLLFTIILMLFSTSVFAQASSEVIRLSEPVQETAEFEVFGADVDQSEFQSPSTLAEIINSGQEEGPVTLVTSVAQVCQKKGCFFMAQDENYSARVTFKDYGFFIPTDSQGKEVVLIGDFSVETLSEEQAKHYAEDAGDNPDQISGEQKEYSVVATSIVVPKSK, translated from the coding sequence ATGAAGAAATTACTATTCACTATTATTTTGATGTTATTCAGCACATCGGTTTTTGCCCAGGCATCCAGCGAAGTTATTCGGCTTTCGGAACCGGTACAGGAAACGGCTGAATTCGAAGTATTTGGTGCTGATGTGGATCAAAGTGAGTTTCAATCTCCTTCCACTCTGGCTGAGATCATTAATTCTGGCCAGGAAGAAGGCCCCGTCACATTGGTAACTTCTGTTGCCCAGGTTTGCCAGAAAAAAGGTTGTTTCTTTATGGCGCAAGATGAAAATTACAGCGCACGGGTGACGTTTAAAGATTATGGATTTTTCATTCCTACAGATTCACAAGGCAAAGAGGTTGTACTGATCGGAGATTTTTCTGTCGAGACATTAAGTGAAGAACAAGCCAAACACTATGCCGAAGATGCCGGCGATAATCCTGACCAAATTTCGGGTGAACAGAAAGAGTATTCCGTTGTAGCGACCAGTATTGTAGTACCCAAATCAAAGTAA
- a CDS encoding aminotransferase class IV: MQVYLNGSFLDHTEAKVSVVDRGFIFGDGVYEVTRVINGEPFREKEHLARLDKGLKALKINLETEVRESIPDIHREIIKRNDLLEGEASIYLQITRGAAWPRTHTFPEQPIKSTIFLSAASFEPHTELHKTGVDVITLSDIRWTRCNIKTVLLLPNTLAKQQAHEAGVNSALLIRDGVVTESPNANIFAVKDGALYTYPESNYILSGITRSVVLEIAEKLEIPVHFTPVREEEIFDLDELFFSGTTTDIQPVTVINGKNLGTGKPGPVVHAIQEEYGKLLYGK, translated from the coding sequence ATGCAGGTATATTTAAACGGATCATTTCTTGATCACACAGAAGCAAAAGTATCAGTCGTCGACCGTGGTTTTATTTTCGGCGATGGAGTTTATGAAGTAACAAGAGTCATTAATGGCGAACCGTTCAGAGAAAAAGAGCATCTCGCCCGACTCGATAAAGGCTTGAAAGCCCTGAAGATCAATCTTGAAACCGAGGTTCGCGAATCCATTCCGGATATACACCGGGAGATCATTAAGCGGAATGACCTTTTGGAAGGCGAAGCCTCCATTTACCTGCAAATTACGCGAGGGGCTGCGTGGCCGCGAACTCATACTTTCCCGGAGCAGCCGATTAAATCTACAATCTTTCTTTCGGCCGCTTCATTTGAGCCTCATACCGAGTTGCACAAAACAGGTGTGGATGTAATTACGCTTTCTGATATTCGCTGGACCCGATGTAACATCAAAACCGTTCTTCTGCTCCCGAACACCCTGGCAAAACAGCAAGCTCATGAAGCCGGGGTAAACAGTGCCCTGTTGATTCGCGACGGTGTGGTTACCGAGAGTCCTAATGCCAATATTTTTGCCGTAAAGGATGGCGCGCTCTATACCTATCCCGAATCGAATTATATTTTGAGCGGAATCACCCGAAGCGTTGTACTTGAAATTGCTGAAAAGCTGGAGATCCCCGTCCATTTCACACCTGTTCGTGAAGAAGAGATTTTTGATTTGGATGAGCTGTTTTTCTCCGGAACGACTACGGATATTCAGCCGGTTACCGTTATTAACGGCAAAAATCTGGGAACCGGAAAACCTGGCCCTGTTGTACATGCCATCCAGGAAGAATATGGAAAACTGTTGTATGGCAAATAA
- a CDS encoding sugar phosphate isomerase/epimerase family protein, producing the protein MKSDNRYSRKKFLKTLGVGSMSAFLGSSYLLTGCSSRENEAAQMGEAAAETEPLHTISVQLYTFRNQLNEDIPGTLQRIADLGYKYVETYDFSEDMNYEEVGQMLKDAGLSVSSMHSEIPLGETGEKALRRAEAFENDKVIWHGWPEDERYQTEEGIKELAGIYNEASQFLQSNGLQFGLHNHWWEMRMNENGAYPFETLVEHIDDNIFFEIDTYWVKTAGQSPSDIISKYGDRVEYLHIKDGAAEWSEDLGEGPHDPMVPVGQGSQDFNVIVEACGDTHTWMVVELDESAIDVFDAAEQSLDYLIENNMAKADRSAV; encoded by the coding sequence ATGAAATCAGACAATCGTTATTCAAGGAAAAAATTTCTTAAAACCCTGGGAGTTGGCAGCATGTCAGCTTTTCTCGGTTCATCATACCTTCTAACCGGTTGCAGTTCCAGAGAAAATGAGGCGGCCCAGATGGGGGAAGCCGCTGCTGAGACGGAACCCCTTCATACCATTTCCGTTCAGCTCTATACTTTCAGAAACCAATTAAATGAGGATATCCCCGGAACTCTTCAACGAATTGCCGATTTAGGTTATAAATATGTGGAAACTTATGACTTTTCCGAAGACATGAACTATGAAGAAGTCGGACAAATGCTGAAAGATGCCGGGCTTTCCGTCAGTTCGATGCACAGTGAAATTCCACTCGGGGAAACCGGCGAGAAAGCCTTGAGAAGAGCCGAAGCGTTTGAGAACGATAAAGTGATCTGGCACGGATGGCCGGAAGACGAACGGTATCAAACCGAAGAAGGAATTAAAGAACTTGCCGGTATTTACAATGAAGCCAGCCAGTTTTTACAATCAAACGGGTTGCAGTTTGGTCTGCACAACCATTGGTGGGAAATGAGAATGAATGAAAACGGGGCCTATCCCTTCGAGACATTAGTTGAGCACATTGATGACAACATTTTTTTTGAAATTGATACCTATTGGGTAAAAACAGCCGGACAAAGTCCTTCGGACATCATCAGCAAGTATGGTGACCGGGTTGAGTACCTGCATATAAAAGATGGCGCAGCCGAATGGAGCGAAGATCTGGGTGAAGGCCCGCACGACCCGATGGTTCCCGTCGGTCAGGGCTCACAGGATTTCAATGTAATTGTTGAAGCTTGTGGTGATACGCATACCTGGATGGTCGTAGAGCTGGACGAAAGTGCTATTGATGTATTTGATGCCGCCGAACAAAGCCTTGACTATCTGATTGAAAACAATATGGCAAAAGCCGATCGGTCTGCTGTTTAA
- a CDS encoding TraR/DksA family transcriptional regulator, which yields MMKEVLKKPPTRDELKTVLSETELAYFEALIIQKREDTQKELEFLLNSLEEQRSADDDDASSIDHHMSDMGSIEESLDLTNRLIERNKKFINELNRALERIENGTYGICRATGQPIEKERLEFAPHTRYSIAAKNSGLDKRVVMS from the coding sequence ATGATGAAAGAAGTTTTAAAAAAACCACCGACAAGAGATGAACTTAAAACTGTTCTGAGTGAAACGGAGCTTGCATACTTCGAAGCCCTGATAATACAGAAGAGAGAAGATACACAAAAGGAACTCGAATTCCTTTTAAATTCACTTGAAGAACAACGCTCCGCAGATGACGATGACGCTTCGTCCATAGATCACCATATGAGTGATATGGGGAGCATTGAAGAGAGCTTAGACCTGACTAACCGATTAATAGAGAGAAACAAAAAATTTATCAATGAGCTGAACAGAGCTCTGGAGAGAATAGAAAACGGAACCTATGGAATCTGTCGGGCAACCGGGCAACCCATTGAAAAAGAACGCCTTGAATTTGCCCCACACACCAGGTACAGTATTGCCGCTAAAAACAGCGGATTAGATAAGAGAGTCGTAATGTCCTGA
- a CDS encoding cold-shock protein: MSQQGKVKWFDVEKGYGFIQPDDGGKDIFVHRNNVENLGPNQGLEDGEEVEFDVEETPKGLSAVEVRSLTYE, encoded by the coding sequence ATGAGTCAACAAGGAAAAGTAAAATGGTTTGACGTTGAAAAAGGTTATGGATTTATCCAGCCTGACGACGGCGGCAAAGATATTTTTGTACACAGAAATAACGTAGAGAACTTAGGACCCAATCAAGGTCTTGAAGATGGAGAAGAAGTAGAATTCGATGTTGAAGAGACACCGAAAGGACTGAGCGCAGTTGAAGTACGTAGCCTGACTTACGAATAA
- a CDS encoding DUF1572 family protein: protein MSEPIKSLQGTIRLFEYYKSLTEKSIGQISDEQIHESPQAGQNSIAILMKHLAGNMISRWTNFRTEDGEKSWRNRETEFVDDFESKKELMEYWEKGWAVLFEALKSVKEEELDLIIYIRNDGHLLIEAIERHLAHVAYHTGQIVHLAKLFAGKNWQSLSIPKGKTEEYNRKKFSQEKGRGIYTDRN, encoded by the coding sequence ATGAGTGAACCCATAAAAAGCCTCCAAGGCACCATCCGATTGTTTGAATATTACAAATCACTGACGGAGAAATCGATCGGGCAAATTTCTGATGAACAGATTCATGAATCGCCGCAGGCCGGCCAAAACTCCATCGCCATTTTGATGAAACACCTGGCCGGGAATATGATTTCCCGCTGGACGAACTTTCGCACCGAAGACGGCGAAAAATCGTGGCGAAACCGGGAGACGGAATTCGTTGATGATTTTGAATCCAAAAAAGAGCTGATGGAATATTGGGAAAAAGGCTGGGCCGTTTTGTTTGAAGCGTTGAAATCCGTCAAAGAAGAGGAGCTGGATTTAATCATTTATATTCGTAATGACGGACATTTGTTGATCGAAGCCATCGAGCGGCATCTCGCCCATGTAGCTTATCATACCGGGCAAATAGTTCACCTCGCTAAACTATTTGCCGGTAAAAACTGGCAAAGCCTATCCATCCCCAAAGGAAAAACTGAGGAGTACAACCGAAAGAAATTCAGCCAGGAAAAAGGGAGAGGTATATATACGGATCGGAATTGA
- a CDS encoding sugar porter family MFS transporter, whose protein sequence is MDMKTQEDAAVEGSGNVGRVLFLSLVAAIGGFLFGFDSGVINGTVDALQLAFNSDAVGTGFNVASMLLGCAVGAFFAGTLADKFGRKPVMIATAIAFIISAWGSGIAGGSLQFVMARIIGGFAVGAASILAPAYISEIAPAKIRGSLATLQQLMIVIGLFMAFLSNYWLAGMSGGATELLWGGFQTWQWMFWMEIFPAALFLLMLFFIPESPRYLVAANKIDEAKDVLTSLSDAVDAENKVADIKSTLRKDHRPSMRDIIVEYTGKVHPLVWVGVGLAALQQFTGINVVFYYGATLWQAAGFTEADALLQNVITGSVNILFTFVAIALVDKVGRKPLLEIGAIGQAVMLGILGLIFGSAGVDAAGNLVLEGNMGIYALLSANAYVAFFAFSWGPVMWVMLGEMFPNQFRGAALAICGLVQWVSNFAITMTFPILLTGIGLGLSYGIYAFFGVVAYIFVKKYVLETKGKTLEDISREAAAEFEGL, encoded by the coding sequence ATGGATATGAAAACACAAGAAGACGCAGCAGTGGAAGGAAGCGGAAATGTCGGACGGGTACTATTCCTATCTCTCGTTGCTGCAATTGGAGGCTTTTTGTTCGGTTTTGACAGTGGAGTTATCAATGGTACGGTTGATGCACTTCAGCTTGCATTTAATTCAGATGCAGTTGGCACAGGTTTTAACGTAGCTTCAATGCTACTTGGCTGTGCGGTGGGTGCATTCTTTGCCGGTACTCTGGCTGACAAATTTGGACGTAAACCCGTCATGATTGCTACTGCCATAGCTTTTATTATTAGTGCCTGGGGCTCGGGTATTGCCGGAGGCTCTTTGCAGTTTGTAATGGCCCGTATTATTGGTGGGTTTGCCGTTGGCGCTGCCAGTATTCTCGCACCGGCTTACATCAGTGAAATTGCTCCTGCCAAAATTCGCGGCAGTCTTGCAACCCTTCAACAATTAATGATTGTGATTGGCCTTTTTATGGCATTCCTCAGCAACTACTGGCTGGCGGGAATGTCTGGTGGAGCGACAGAGCTTCTCTGGGGTGGATTCCAAACCTGGCAATGGATGTTCTGGATGGAAATCTTCCCCGCCGCACTCTTTTTGCTCATGCTTTTCTTTATTCCTGAATCACCGAGATATCTTGTAGCTGCAAATAAAATTGATGAAGCAAAAGATGTTCTCACCAGTCTTTCTGATGCCGTTGATGCAGAAAACAAAGTGGCAGACATTAAATCAACTCTGAGAAAAGATCACCGCCCCAGCATGCGTGATATCATTGTTGAATACACCGGCAAGGTTCATCCGCTGGTTTGGGTAGGTGTTGGCCTTGCGGCATTGCAACAATTTACCGGTATCAATGTTGTGTTCTACTACGGAGCTACACTCTGGCAGGCGGCCGGATTTACCGAAGCCGATGCCCTGCTTCAAAACGTAATCACGGGTTCAGTAAACATACTTTTTACGTTTGTGGCTATTGCACTTGTTGATAAAGTCGGCCGGAAACCACTTCTCGAAATCGGGGCTATTGGTCAGGCCGTTATGCTTGGAATTCTTGGTTTGATTTTCGGAAGTGCCGGAGTAGATGCCGCCGGGAATCTTGTACTGGAAGGAAACATGGGTATTTATGCCCTGCTTTCTGCAAACGCCTATGTAGCATTCTTTGCCTTCTCTTGGGGGCCAGTAATGTGGGTAATGCTTGGAGAAATGTTCCCCAACCAGTTCCGCGGAGCCGCACTGGCTATTTGTGGATTGGTACAATGGGTATCCAACTTTGCCATTACCATGACCTTCCCCATTTTGCTCACGGGAATTGGCCTTGGTCTTTCATACGGAATTTACGCCTTCTTCGGTGTGGTAGCCTATATTTTCGTTAAGAAATACGTTCTTGAAACCAAAGGTAAAACACTCGAAGATATCTCCCGCGAAGCAGCAGCAGAATTCGAAGGACTTTAA
- the ppc gene encoding phosphoenolpyruvate carboxylase, producing MMTWKETIRHYAESANISDPLTKNLITLTGFLEEYLEQRDEKTLQELSAELPELSAKAFAESEEGSNQQLIKRINEMDMEQIRDLLRLTTIFFHLVNSLEQHEIIRINRERAKKIDIEHPRPESIADALQFFKKKGFSYEDALDLFNKMDIQPTITAHPTEARRRSILNKQENITAMIGDVDDPRLTPNERDSKLKQIINEIALLISTDEVRSERLTVEDEVENGLYYFTNSIWSTVPRLYDDIRSAFAQQYNKTPDLPIVLKYRSWIGSDRDGNPNVTRDITWNTLVEHRKSALKLYLNELEITRRYLSISHNLVPVSDKLLKSLKKDEKEAPLTPHYKRHYKNEPYRRKITHIMHRMRDMLNDLKGSEQEVLESSKAYRPTDFIEDLDLIAESLVESGLSDIAKFGEFNDLKIRANTFGFHLAALDIRQHSGVHENAVKDLLSVANVHDDYSGLDEEGKVDILMQELRNPRPLAPKHAKLKSATVELLDVFGLIKQIRELDENAFGSYIISMTHGVSDMLEVALLAKETGLWWIENGKVESKIDIVPLLETIEDLDKGAELVETILTNDLYKQQLEARNNFQEIMLGYSDSNKDGGYWMANWALQKGQMELGRVLRDYGVDFRLFHGRGGTVGRGGGRSNRAILALPSISNNGRIRFTEQGEIISFRYSLPEITRRHLEQIVNAVARVTGGEGQKEIKKGDETEVIMDKISDGTMKAYRNLIDDPDFWEWFKTITPVEHIGNLPIASRPVSRGGDQGLLFENLRAIPWVFGWTQVRYNVPGWYGLGASLGPIIEEDPSVMETLKKWYNEWSFFGTIVDNAQRELARTHKLTTEMYAKDQDKRLHKTIMDDYEKTRDMVLEITDQEDILDMRKVIQNSIEFRNVFTYPLNLLQVELLNRWKDVSEDTDEDEIKELRHALFLSINGVAAAMQSTG from the coding sequence ATGATGACCTGGAAAGAAACGATAAGACATTACGCAGAGTCTGCCAATATTAGTGACCCCTTAACAAAAAACCTTATTACCCTTACCGGATTTCTTGAAGAATATTTAGAACAAAGAGATGAGAAAACGCTTCAGGAATTATCCGCCGAGCTGCCCGAACTTTCGGCCAAAGCATTTGCTGAATCAGAAGAAGGCTCGAACCAGCAGTTGATCAAACGGATCAACGAAATGGATATGGAGCAAATCCGTGATTTGCTTCGGCTAACAACCATCTTTTTTCATCTTGTGAACTCGCTGGAACAGCACGAAATTATTCGTATCAACCGGGAGCGGGCAAAGAAAATTGACATAGAGCATCCACGGCCCGAAAGTATTGCGGATGCTTTGCAGTTTTTCAAGAAAAAAGGGTTCAGTTACGAAGATGCCCTCGATCTTTTCAATAAGATGGACATTCAGCCAACGATTACGGCTCACCCGACGGAAGCACGCCGCCGCAGTATCCTCAACAAACAGGAAAATATTACAGCCATGATCGGGGATGTGGATGATCCACGGCTGACACCCAACGAGCGGGATTCAAAACTGAAGCAGATCATCAACGAAATTGCACTTTTGATTTCTACGGATGAAGTACGTTCCGAGCGCCTGACTGTTGAAGATGAAGTGGAAAACGGGCTCTATTATTTTACAAATTCAATCTGGAGTACGGTACCGCGGCTGTATGATGACATTCGTTCCGCTTTTGCACAGCAGTACAACAAAACGCCGGATTTACCCATAGTTCTTAAATATCGATCCTGGATTGGAAGCGACCGCGATGGAAATCCGAATGTTACGCGAGATATAACCTGGAATACGTTGGTGGAGCATCGGAAAAGTGCATTGAAATTATACCTGAATGAATTGGAAATCACACGGCGATATCTTTCCATTTCACATAACCTGGTTCCGGTTTCTGATAAGCTTCTCAAATCATTGAAGAAAGATGAAAAAGAAGCTCCGCTGACGCCTCATTACAAGCGGCATTACAAAAATGAACCGTATCGCCGGAAGATTACACACATCATGCACCGCATGCGGGACATGCTGAACGATTTGAAAGGCAGCGAGCAGGAAGTTCTGGAATCCTCAAAAGCATATCGTCCGACCGATTTTATTGAAGATCTGGATCTCATTGCAGAATCGCTTGTGGAAAGCGGATTGAGTGATATTGCCAAGTTTGGCGAGTTCAATGATTTGAAAATTCGAGCCAATACATTTGGATTTCATCTCGCCGCACTGGATATACGCCAGCATAGCGGTGTACACGAAAATGCAGTAAAAGATTTGCTTTCTGTAGCGAATGTTCATGATGATTACTCCGGTCTGGATGAAGAAGGAAAAGTAGACATCCTGATGCAGGAATTGAGGAATCCGCGGCCGCTTGCTCCGAAGCATGCAAAATTGAAATCAGCTACAGTTGAATTGCTGGATGTTTTTGGGCTGATTAAACAGATTCGGGAACTGGATGAGAATGCTTTTGGCAGTTACATCATCAGTATGACGCACGGCGTAAGCGATATGCTGGAAGTGGCACTTCTTGCCAAAGAAACTGGCTTATGGTGGATAGAAAATGGAAAAGTAGAGAGCAAGATCGACATTGTTCCACTTCTTGAAACCATTGAAGATCTCGATAAAGGCGCTGAGCTTGTCGAAACGATTCTTACGAATGATCTTTACAAACAGCAGCTGGAAGCACGAAATAATTTCCAGGAAATTATGCTGGGTTATTCCGACAGTAATAAAGACGGCGGTTACTGGATGGCCAACTGGGCTCTTCAGAAAGGCCAGATGGAACTTGGCCGTGTGCTACGTGATTATGGGGTTGATTTCCGGCTTTTTCATGGACGCGGCGGAACTGTTGGCCGTGGCGGAGGCCGGTCGAATCGGGCGATTCTGGCGTTACCTTCTATTAGCAATAACGGGAGAATTCGGTTTACGGAGCAGGGTGAGATTATCTCTTTCCGTTACTCACTTCCAGAAATTACCCGTCGCCATCTCGAACAGATTGTGAATGCGGTTGCGCGTGTAACTGGAGGAGAAGGCCAGAAAGAGATCAAAAAAGGAGATGAAACCGAAGTAATCATGGATAAGATTTCGGATGGAACCATGAAGGCCTATCGCAACCTGATTGACGATCCGGATTTTTGGGAGTGGTTTAAGACCATCACCCCGGTAGAACATATTGGAAATCTGCCAATTGCATCGAGACCGGTTTCTCGCGGAGGCGATCAGGGATTACTTTTCGAAAATTTACGGGCAATACCCTGGGTATTTGGCTGGACGCAAGTCAGGTACAACGTGCCTGGTTGGTACGGACTCGGTGCGTCACTTGGTCCTATTATTGAGGAAGATCCGTCCGTGATGGAAACGCTGAAGAAATGGTACAATGAGTGGAGTTTCTTCGGAACCATTGTTGATAATGCCCAAAGAGAACTTGCGCGAACTCACAAGTTGACTACAGAAATGTATGCGAAAGACCAGGATAAACGTCTTCATAAAACAATTATGGATGACTATGAAAAAACCAGAGATATGGTTCTTGAAATCACCGATCAGGAAGATATCCTTGATATGCGGAAAGTCATCCAGAACTCCATTGAGTTCAGAAATGTATTCACATATCCGCTAAACCTGTTGCAGGTAGAGTTGCTAAACCGCTGGAAAGATGTTAGTGAGGATACAGATGAAGATGAGATTAAAGAACTGAGGCATGCCCTGTTTTTGAGTATCAATGGCGTGGCTGCCGCAATGCAGAGTACAGGATAG
- a CDS encoding alpha/beta fold hydrolase yields the protein MKNKIFRSESAKEKLEEWYQTFHKKIDAPTESIHVETSFGSNHVLKAGDESKPVLVCLHSMLTSSAHLVSEIQRLLKHYYIIAPDLPGQSVRGLETRFSYSDNSFADWLLEIIDNLGLEKINLLGVSLGGFAALQFAKNHPEKVQHLVLIVPAGIVRGSTWEGIRKMAIPSMLYQFNQTEERLKKFVDPLLSTWDDDWGHYIGDSFTLFKPDFRIPPLISDEELKEWDIPTYVFAAEEDISFPGKPMVQKLKINNPDIQTYLMKDCKHSPPTTPEFRKWLSKKILSFLEMRQEDG from the coding sequence ATGAAGAATAAAATTTTTCGAAGTGAATCAGCAAAAGAGAAACTTGAAGAGTGGTATCAAACATTCCATAAGAAAATTGATGCTCCAACAGAATCCATTCATGTCGAAACTTCATTTGGGTCCAATCACGTGCTCAAAGCGGGTGATGAATCGAAGCCTGTTCTGGTTTGTTTGCACTCCATGTTGACAAGCTCAGCCCACCTGGTTTCCGAAATACAGCGATTATTAAAACACTATTACATCATTGCGCCCGATCTGCCGGGACAATCTGTTCGGGGACTGGAAACTCGATTTTCTTATAGTGATAATTCGTTTGCAGATTGGCTTCTTGAAATCATCGATAACCTGGGTTTGGAGAAAATCAATCTGCTGGGGGTTAGCCTGGGAGGTTTTGCAGCCCTTCAATTTGCAAAAAATCATCCGGAAAAAGTTCAACACCTTGTTTTGATTGTGCCGGCAGGAATTGTGCGTGGTTCTACCTGGGAGGGTATTCGAAAAATGGCAATTCCATCTATGTTGTATCAATTCAATCAAACCGAAGAGCGCCTGAAGAAATTCGTAGATCCGCTTCTTTCTACCTGGGATGATGACTGGGGCCATTACATCGGGGATTCATTTACTTTATTTAAACCCGATTTTAGAATTCCACCTCTTATTTCTGATGAGGAACTAAAAGAATGGGACATTCCCACCTACGTTTTTGCTGCCGAAGAAGATATCTCCTTCCCCGGAAAACCAATGGTTCAGAAATTGAAAATCAACAATCCGGACATTCAAACATACCTGATGAAAGATTGTAAACACTCGCCCCCAACCACTCCGGAGTTTCGAAAATGGTTGTCAAAAAAAATCCTTTCCTTTCTTGAAATGAGGCAAGAAGACGGTTGA
- a CDS encoding Gfo/Idh/MocA family protein has product MANTISRKTFLKISGATLAVSAIGFPNILIPQSKEKLGVALVGLGSYSTGRLAPGLQQTRHCELRGIVTGSPEKIPVWQERHGIPDSNVYNYENMHEIADNDDIDIVYVVVPTGLHAKYSIIAAKAGKHVWCEKPMAMNVEECQAIIDAMEKDKQLAIGYRLQHEPNNQAIIRYAKEQTYGAVTKIRTGAGYDGYHEDGNWRKNAELGGGALYDMGVYNVNAIRYATGMEPVAARGVQSVVRKDVYTEVDEMTRFELEFENGMTCFGETSFGKSVNYLEAEYENGWAYLKPFQNYSGVQGRTSDGTVLPEDPGHQQARQMDDNALAIKNNQPNIAPGIEGLKDIRIIEAIMESSRKGNVRIEI; this is encoded by the coding sequence ATGGCTAACACTATTTCAAGAAAAACATTCCTAAAAATAAGTGGGGCAACTTTAGCTGTTTCGGCAATCGGATTTCCCAACATTCTTATTCCTCAAAGCAAAGAAAAACTTGGAGTGGCGTTAGTCGGCCTTGGAAGTTACAGCACCGGCCGCTTGGCACCCGGACTTCAGCAAACCCGGCACTGTGAATTGCGGGGAATTGTAACCGGTTCACCCGAAAAAATACCTGTTTGGCAGGAACGGCATGGAATTCCCGACAGCAATGTGTATAACTATGAAAACATGCACGAAATTGCTGACAATGATGATATTGATATTGTGTATGTGGTGGTGCCGACCGGACTCCATGCCAAATATTCCATCATCGCTGCCAAAGCCGGAAAGCACGTTTGGTGCGAAAAACCAATGGCTATGAATGTAGAGGAATGCCAGGCGATAATTGATGCGATGGAAAAGGACAAGCAACTGGCAATTGGCTACCGGTTACAGCATGAACCAAATAACCAGGCGATTATTCGCTATGCAAAAGAACAAACGTACGGCGCAGTTACAAAGATACGGACGGGTGCCGGTTACGACGGCTACCATGAAGATGGAAACTGGCGGAAAAATGCAGAGCTCGGTGGCGGAGCTTTATATGATATGGGGGTTTACAACGTAAATGCCATACGATATGCTACAGGAATGGAGCCGGTAGCGGCCCGCGGTGTTCAAAGTGTGGTTCGAAAAGATGTCTATACAGAAGTGGATGAAATGACCCGCTTTGAACTTGAATTCGAAAACGGCATGACCTGTTTTGGTGAAACCAGCTTTGGTAAATCCGTGAATTATCTTGAAGCTGAGTACGAAAATGGATGGGCCTATTTGAAACCGTTTCAGAATTATTCCGGCGTTCAGGGAAGAACAAGTGATGGTACGGTTTTACCGGAAGATCCCGGACACCAGCAAGCCCGCCAAATGGATGACAATGCACTCGCCATCAAAAATAATCAGCCTAATATTGCTCCCGGTATTGAAGGATTGAAAGACATCCGGATTATCGAAGCGATCATGGAAAGTTCGAGGAAAGGAAACGTAAGGATTGAGATTTAA
- a CDS encoding gamma-glutamylcyclotransferase family protein — MDKTCDYIFVYGSLRSEFDSPVKSVLQDHAEFIGKATFQGKLYMIEWYPGVIESDDSSDKVIGEVYQIKNQKVLLSQLDQYEGCSSHDPEPHEFIRRVKSVLLESGEKIRAWIYLFDQAVSDKERIFSGNFLHR, encoded by the coding sequence GTGGATAAAACGTGCGATTATATTTTCGTGTACGGTTCTCTTCGAAGTGAATTTGATTCACCTGTAAAGTCCGTATTGCAAGACCACGCGGAGTTCATTGGAAAAGCCACTTTTCAGGGAAAACTGTATATGATTGAATGGTATCCCGGCGTGATAGAATCCGATGATTCAAGTGATAAAGTGATTGGCGAAGTGTATCAAATCAAAAATCAGAAAGTTCTTTTGAGTCAATTGGATCAATATGAAGGATGCTCTTCTCATGACCCTGAGCCGCATGAATTTATACGAAGGGTGAAATCCGTTCTATTAGAAAGTGGCGAAAAAATACGGGCTTGGATTTACCTGTTTGATCAGGCTGTTTCAGATAAAGAAAGGATCTTTTCAGGAAATTTTTTACACCGTTAA